Proteins from one Juglans microcarpa x Juglans regia isolate MS1-56 chromosome 1S, Jm3101_v1.0, whole genome shotgun sequence genomic window:
- the LOC121246840 gene encoding pyruvate dehydrogenase (acetyl-transferring) kinase, mitochondrial-like isoform X1, protein MAAKKLCESFSKSFIEEVQRWGCMKQTGVSLRHMMEFGSDPSHRNLLISAQFLHKELPIRIARRAIELESLPYSLSEKPAVLKVRDWYLDSYRDLRSFPEIKDTNDEKEFTQMIKAIKVRHNNVVPMMALGVQQLKKGMDPKIVYEDLDEIDQFLDRFYMSRIGIRMLIGQHVELHNPNPPPHCVGYIHTKMSPLEVARTASEDARAICLREYGSAPNVNIYGDPIFTFPYVPTHLHLMVFELVKNSLRAVQEHFMDSDKVAPPIRIIVAGGVEDVTIKVSDEGGGIPRSGLSKIFTYLYSTAKNPMDEDSDLGTANAVTMAGYGYGLPISRLYARYFGGDLQIISMEGYGTDAYLHLSRLGDSQEPLP, encoded by the exons ATGGCGGCCAAGAAACTGTGTGAGTCTTTCTCCAAAAGCTTTATCGAGGAGGTGCAACGATGGGGGTGTATGAAGCAGACTGGCGTGAGCTTGAGGCACATGATGGAGTTTGGGTCCGATCCCAGCCACAGGAATTTGCTAATCTCCGCTCAGTTTCTTCACAAGGAGCTCCCCATTAGAATTGCCAGGAGGGCCATCGAGCTCGAAAGCCTGCCTTATAGCTTATCTGAAAAACCTGCCGTTTTGAAG GTTCGAGATTGGTATCTTGATTCTTATCGCGACCTTAGATCCTTTCCCGAGATCAAGGACACAAATGATGAGAAGGAATTTACTCAAATGATTAAGGCAATCAAGGTGAGACACAACAATGTGGTCCCTATGATGGCTTTGGGGGTTCAACAGTTGAAGAAAGGCATGGATCCGAAGATCGTCTACGAGGATCTTGATGAGATTGATCAGTTTCTAGATCGCTTTTACATGTCAAGAATAGGGATTCGCATGCTTATTG GGCAACATGTGGAGTTGCACAATCCTAATCCCCCTCCTCATTGTGTGGGTTATATACATACAAAAATGTCTCCATTGGAGGTAGCACGAACTGCCAGTGAAGATGCCCGTGCTATTTGTTTGCGCGAGTATGGCAGTGCCCCCAATGTTAATATATATGGGGATCCCATTTTTACATTTCC GTACGTTCCAACACACTTGCATCTTATGGTGTTTGAGTTGGTCAAGAACTCCTTGCGTGCTGTCCAAGAGCATTTCATGGACTCGGACAAAGTTGCACCTCCTATTAGAATAATAGTGGCTGGTGGTGTAGAAGATGTTACTATCAAG GTATCGGATGAAGGGGGCGGCATACCAAGAAGTGGGCTctccaaaattttcacataTCTTTACAGCACTGCAAAAAACCCAATGGATGAGGACTCAGATCTTGGTACTGCTAATGCAGTGACAATGGCTGGATATGGATATGGACTTCCAATAAGTCGCCTGTATGCTCGGTATTTTGGAGGAGATCTCCAAATTATCTCTATGGAAGGATATG GGACTGATGCATATCTCCATCTCTCTCGCTTGGGAGATTCGCAAGAACCATTGCCATGA
- the LOC121246840 gene encoding pyruvate dehydrogenase (acetyl-transferring) kinase, mitochondrial-like isoform X2, with the protein MAAKKLCESFSKSFIEEVQRWGCMKQTGVSLRHMMEFGSDPSHRNLLISAQFLHKELPIRIARRAIELESLPYSLSEKPAVLKVRDWYLDSYRDLRSFPEIKDTNDEKEFTQMIKAIKVRHNNVVPMMALGVQQLKKGMDPKIVYEDLDEIDQFLDRFYMSRIGIRMLIGQHVELHNPNPPPHCVGYIHTKMSPLEVARTASEDARAICLREYGSAPNVNIYGDPIFTFPYVPTHLHLMVFELVKNSLRAVQEHFMDSDKVAPPIRIIVAGGVEDVTIKVSDEGGGIPRSGLSKIFTYLYSTAKNPMDEDSDLGTANAVTMAGYGYGLPISRLYARYFGGDLQIISMEGYDLQCACRD; encoded by the exons ATGGCGGCCAAGAAACTGTGTGAGTCTTTCTCCAAAAGCTTTATCGAGGAGGTGCAACGATGGGGGTGTATGAAGCAGACTGGCGTGAGCTTGAGGCACATGATGGAGTTTGGGTCCGATCCCAGCCACAGGAATTTGCTAATCTCCGCTCAGTTTCTTCACAAGGAGCTCCCCATTAGAATTGCCAGGAGGGCCATCGAGCTCGAAAGCCTGCCTTATAGCTTATCTGAAAAACCTGCCGTTTTGAAG GTTCGAGATTGGTATCTTGATTCTTATCGCGACCTTAGATCCTTTCCCGAGATCAAGGACACAAATGATGAGAAGGAATTTACTCAAATGATTAAGGCAATCAAGGTGAGACACAACAATGTGGTCCCTATGATGGCTTTGGGGGTTCAACAGTTGAAGAAAGGCATGGATCCGAAGATCGTCTACGAGGATCTTGATGAGATTGATCAGTTTCTAGATCGCTTTTACATGTCAAGAATAGGGATTCGCATGCTTATTG GGCAACATGTGGAGTTGCACAATCCTAATCCCCCTCCTCATTGTGTGGGTTATATACATACAAAAATGTCTCCATTGGAGGTAGCACGAACTGCCAGTGAAGATGCCCGTGCTATTTGTTTGCGCGAGTATGGCAGTGCCCCCAATGTTAATATATATGGGGATCCCATTTTTACATTTCC GTACGTTCCAACACACTTGCATCTTATGGTGTTTGAGTTGGTCAAGAACTCCTTGCGTGCTGTCCAAGAGCATTTCATGGACTCGGACAAAGTTGCACCTCCTATTAGAATAATAGTGGCTGGTGGTGTAGAAGATGTTACTATCAAG GTATCGGATGAAGGGGGCGGCATACCAAGAAGTGGGCTctccaaaattttcacataTCTTTACAGCACTGCAAAAAACCCAATGGATGAGGACTCAGATCTTGGTACTGCTAATGCAGTGACAATGGCTGGATATGGATATGGACTTCCAATAAGTCGCCTGTATGCTCGGTATTTTGGAGGAGATCTCCAAATTATCTCTATGGAAGGATATG ATCTGCAATGTGCATGCAGGGACTGA